Part of the Helicobacter bilis genome is shown below.
TCTCGTTTGTTGTTTGCTTTTTTAGAATCTTAAAGGCTTCTCTTGTTACCATATCTTCAAGGTTTAGGCTCTCTTCATCATCAAGCACATAGGCAATAGTCATGTGTTGGAGTATGAGATTTGAAAGCTTTGTTTGTGATTGATTTAAAGAAACATTTAGTGTTGCTAGATTATCTTCAAGGGTTTGCAGTCTTGCTTCTTGGCTTTTATTTTGGTCTTTATTGCTTTCAATATTTTTTGCAAGATTCTGAATCTCTGTGTCAAGCTTTTTAATCTGCTGCATATTATTGTTGATGTTTTGTCCCAATGTGCTTAACTTTAGATTAAGATTTGCCCTTTGTTTATCGATATTGCTTTTTTGTGCTTCATTTTTTTGTATATTTTGATTAATCTCATTTAAATCTACTGCCATAGCACCATAGCATAAAAATGCACTAATAAGGATAAATCGCTCAAGGCATTCTCTCATGCACGCGCCTTTGATAATATCACAAATATAACACAGCAACTAGATGATATGAAAGCAGCCAAAAATAGCTTTATAAAATCTGGTGGAATGCGAAATATATTTAATCCTATATTTAATGCTTGTAATGTTTCAAGTGTGATTTGCAAATTTGCTATATAAAACACAAGGATAACAATAAAGAAACTTGCTAAAAATGAATCTATTAGGGCAAGTTTAAATAAGCTTCTATTGCGTATCCAAATATTTGCCCCCATAATATCCATAATCTCCATTTTATCCTTATTGACATAACGCCATATCTCAATTTGCTTTAACATAAGCATAAAGCTAACAACTGCTAGAATCACCGCAAAAGTAATAACGCTAAACTTAATAAAACTCAATAAAGTATAGTTTTCTAAATGCCTTTTTGAAAAAGTATCAACGGATAATACATTAGGATTTTTTTTCAACACTGCTTCAATCGTGCTTAATCTCTCTGTGCTTGGAAAATACTCTAAGCTTAAGCTATAAAAATAGGGTAATTGCCTTGTTAAATTTGTAAGATTTGTATCATTAATATCTTTTGTAAGTTTTGCAATAGAATCTTTTGGATTAATCTCTGTTAATGCCTTTGCTTCAACTATTTTTTTACGCACAGAATCAAAGCTAATGGGCTTTTTAGCCGTGATTCCAATAGCATATTTTTGTGTAATAAATCTTTCTTGGTTTGCTACAATACGCTCTAAAATAAGCAGACATTGCAAACTAAAAAGCATGGTAATAAGCGGTATAAGTAATGATAGGTGTTGTTTAAGCGTATTCATGTATTAAACCTTCTTTAATTTCTATTTTTCTATATTTTAGATTCAAATGCTTTGGGATTCTATGCGTTACAACGACTATTGTAATGTTTAATTGCTCGTTTGATGACTTCAAAAGTCCCCAAATCATATCGCTAGAATAATCATCAAGATTCCCTGTAGGCTCATCACAGAGAATAAGCCTTGGTCTATGTGCGATCGCCCTTGCTAGAGCTACTCTTTGTTGCTCTCCACCGCTTAATTCCTGCGGATATTTATTTGCTTTATGTAAAAGGCTAATGTGAGAGAGTAATTTTTCTGCTTGGGTTTTTATCTCTGTTTTTGGAAATTTATTAATAATCATAGGTAATGCGATATTTTTTTCTACATTCCAATCTTGTATAAGCTTATAATCTTGGAAAACAATCCCCATTTTACGCCGCAAAAGCATGAGTTTATGACTGCTAATCTTTTTCATATTAGAATGCAAAACACTAAGCTCACCTTCTTGCACGCTGATATTGCCATAAATGGAACGCAAAAGTGTGCTTTTACCGCTACCACTCGCACCTGAAATAAACACAAAATCTTTGGGATATATATTGAAACTTGCATTTTTTATCACAAGCCCTGTGCGTTTATAGCCTAGACAAAGTTGCTTTGCTTTTATAATCGTATCCATTTATAACCTTTATGCTAGTTTGCTGTTTTTATAGAATCTTTTTTAGTAGATTCTAGTTTATTGGAATCTTGCTTAGAATCTAGCGTGATAGAAGCAGATTCTATGGCTTCTTGCAATATTTTACATAAAAATTTGTGTGCTTGTAAATGAGAGCGGATAGATAAGGGCTTTTTTAGATAATGTAATTTATGATTAGAATCTAGGATTAAATAAGTATTAAAAGGCATATAAAAGCTACCAAAAGTAAGATTAGCAATGCTTATATTTTCATTTGTACTAGATTGCGTGGAGTATATATCGCCGATACTAATGAATATAGAATCTTGTATCCATTTTTTATTGCATAGGGATTCTAGAATTTTGTTGTGTTGTGTTGTGTTAGAATCTGGAAACTTGTCATTTTGAGCCTTTGAAAAAGGCGAAAAATCTTTTTTAGATTCCATTTTAGAATCTTGCGTACAATCCCTTGTAGATTCTATATTAGATGTTTCGCTACGCTCAACATGACAAAGATTAGATTCTAAATTTTGGTTTAATATGTAAGTTTTAGAATCTAGATTCTGTATTGCTTGGCTTTTATTGTTTATGGAATCTGTGTTTTTAGTTAAGTCTAGCTTCTTGTCATTTTGAGTGCGTAAGCACGAAAAATCCCTTGTAGATTCTGTATTAGATGTTTCGCTACGCTCAACATGACAATTTGTTGTAGATTCTAGATTTTCTACCAAATCTGGGCAGGGTTTAGGGCGCATGTTTTTAGAATCTAGATTCTGTATTTCTTGATTTCTAGTATTTATAGAATCTACTTTTCTTTCTAAACTCGGTAAAGAAAACACGCCCTCAAGGCTATCATGATTTTGCTGTCTAAAATCATGCTGGAAAATACGCATTTCATAAATATCCTTTTTCATATTACTCCATCTTGCCTCATATTTACTCACAATATCTATATCTCTATTTTTTAGAATCTCAAAATGCGTAAAATCCGCACTCATCGCTTCTTTCATACTATCTAACACATATTCATAGTCATCACTACGCAGATTGATATGCCCTGTATCCTTTAAGATTCTAAAACTATTTTCTAAAAATTCTCTGTGAAATACTCTTCTATGCTTTGCCTTATTCCAAGGGACTGGAAAATGCAGGAATATGGTCTCTACGCTTTTCTTACTTAAGGCTTGAATGCCAAGCCTTGCATCAAAATCACAGATAAAAAGATTCTCTAAATTATATAATTCTATCGCATTTATAACCTGTCTTACTGAAGGTGTATGAATCTCAAAGCCCAAAATTAGTTTCTGTGGATTTTTCTTCGCTAAATCAAGGATATGTCGCCCACTACCAAAACCTATTTCAATATAATCTGGCGTTAATGTAGAAAGTCTTTCAAGATTCACTAAATAACCCAACTGCATACCTCTTGTATGCTTATTTTGCGTTTGATTTAAATTATGTGTAATTACATTAAGATGAGATGCGATAAATTGCAATACTTTTTTAATGAATAAAAGATTGCTAGGACGCGTGATTTTATCAACCTTATATAAAAAATCATTTGCCCTTTTCACACATCGTATAAAAAACATCTCTTCTTCATGGATTATGGGGATTAAAAAAGATTATTAAATCTCTTATTCACAAGCATTTCTTTTATAATAAAATCATCGTATGCTATATCGTTATCATATATAAACATGTCTTTGCTAATAAAATGCGGCATACACTAAGCCCTACTTTTTTGTTGAATCTTGCTTAGCTGTATTTGCATTTTGTGGCTCTGGCGATACAGGTTGTGCTGGTTGTAAAACTGGTATATTTGGTGCTGCTGGTTGTGGTGCAAGTTGCAGGGTAACTTGTCTGCTTCGAGTAGATTCTATACCATATTTATCCACACCGACAACATGATAGGTATAGCTTACACCCTCTTTTATACTTCTATCTGTAAAGCTTGTATTTTGTTCTTGATTAAATTTATTGTTTGTGCCATCACTGCCACTACGATATACAATATAGCTCGTTGAACGATTATCACTTGCCCCTTCCCATGCGATTATTGCACTTGTATTTTCTATCGCACCTTTTGTTAGGTTTGGAGCGAGTGGTGGTGGAAGTGTCTGTCCGCCAACGCCATTTTCTTGCAAGTTTGATTCCAGTTTATATTTATCAATCGCACTGACTTTATAATATCTTATAGCCCCGTGTGAATCTATCTTGTCAGTATAAGATTCCCTTGTTACAAAAGCGATTTTTCTATAATTATCATTTAGAGTATTTGATACATACACATTGTAGCCAATCACATCTTTGGAATCACTTTTATCCCATTCTAGCCAAATTTCACGCAATCTATTTTGCGTGGTCTTAATGCCTGCTACAACAGGCGGCAATGCCCTTGTTTTGCCGACTACTAGCTGACTTGGCACAGATTTTGTGCCATCATGACTTTGTGCTATAACTCTGTAGGTATGCTCTGCTCCATTTTCTATATTTCTATCAAAAAATTCTACTAACATGCGATTTGTTGTCGAACCAATGGCAATGAACTTCCCCTTTTTCTCTTGCTTTTCAATAATATAGTTCTTTACAATAGGATTTGGACTAGGACTCCAAAAAATCTTAATCTTTTGTGCGTAATCTTGCGAGGCATATACAAAGCTCACAGGATCTATAAAAGAAGTTTTTACTTTTAGTGGTGTGCTTTTCTTTGATACTTTAGAATCTTTTCCTACCGCAGCAATCGCATAGGTATATTCAGTTTGTGGTTCTAGCTTATCATCATAATAATGCGTTGAAAAGGCATTTTTTATAACAGCGATTGTCTCAAATTCCTTCTTTTTATTCTCGCGATAAATCACATAGCCATCAATATTTGTCGTATCTTCTGGTGTTTTCCACTCAAAGCCAACAGAGGTTACATCAGGCAATGCGCGAAAGGTTTTAACCACAGGTAAATTAGGGTCTATCTCATCTTTTATACCAATAAAACTAAAGATTTTTGAACTTGAACATGCAGAAAATACCACTACATGCAATAATAAAAATAACATAATAAGGCATTGTCTATATACATAAATCATATACTATGCTCCTTGTAATATTTCGTATTTAGAATCTAGTTTCTTGCAATTTTTCTTAATTCATCTTGCCATTGAGATAAAAATGCTTCTAGCTTACTTTCATAGTTAATAAAATTTTCATTTAGGAATTTTAGCAAATCTTTGGGTATTTTTGCACTAAAAACATTTCCATCAAAATAAAGTAGCTGTGCGTGTAGTAGCATTTTTGTCTTATATGTGCTTTTTAGATTCTCTGGGCTATAGAGCATATCACCATAGATATAGCGTTGCAGTGTGCTTAAATGCACCCGTATTTGATGTGTCCTACCGCTAAAAAGCCGCACACCAATAAGCTCAAATACCCCATTTTTACTCTCCATAATCTTTCTAAACTCACTTTTAGAATCTCTTGCGAATGGATATTTTTCTTTATCAAGCTTTGCCATTTTCAAGCGATTATTAGGATTTCTCCCCATATAGCATTCCACAAAAGTGTTATGTTGCAAGGCTTTATTAATCACGCAGATATAGATTCTACCCATTGTGCGATTTTGCAGCATTTCAGCAAAACGCAAATGACTAGCATTATTCTTTGCTACTAAAATCGCACCGCTTGTATCCTTATCAAGCCTATGCACGATACCAAACCTCATTTCTCCATTAATCGTTGATAATTCATAATTTTTTGCGCTTAAATAATCAGTGAGTGTAACTTCTTTCACACTTGGGGCATGATGGACGACTAGATTTCTTGGCTTATTAAGGATAAGATAATCGCTATTTTCATGTATCACTTCTATATCTAGCCCCTGTATTAACTCATCTGTGTTTATTGCTTTTGAAGTATTTTTTATTGTATAGATTTCAATACAAGTGCCTTTTTTTAGAATCTGTGATTTTTTTGTATTTTTTTCATTCATTTTTACAAGATTAGATTCTATCCATTGACTAGCTTGTGAGCGTGAAATCTTTAGAATCTCTTGCAATGCGTTATCAAGCCGCATATAATCATGTAAAATACAAAAATGATACAGCAATTCCATTTGTTTTCCTAACACGAAATTAATAAATGAATTTTAGCGAAAACTTGCTATAATTTTGCTGCCTAGAGGTTTCGTGTTTCTCTTTTATAATTGGTAGTCTATTTAAAATATATTTTTGGGTTACGCTTTAGAGCTATGTGTGTCGGTATTTCTGTTCTATTTTTATAGTGAAGGGCTTTATAAGCTTTAAGATCTGCCGCCTAATTAACTCGCAAGACCCTATTTGTTGTAGCTTTAGTTGGGCTTACACAATACACGAGAGTAGCGGATCTTTGGGTATAAGATTCTAACACAAAGGCATATTTTGCAAAACTCATATAATACACTACAATCAATCAATGTTTTAATTATCGGCAATGGTGGACGAGAATACAGCATAGCCCTTGCCTTGCAGCAAGATAAAAAAGTAAATAAAATCTTTTTCACTCCAGAGAATCCAGCCGCAACGCTATTTTTCAATGCAGGACATTTTAGCTATAAAAACCATGATGAGTTATTAACACATATAAAAGCACATAATATAGACTTTGTTATCATAGGACCAGAAGCCCCACTCATGCAAGGTGTGAGTGATTTTTTAGAATCTCATAATATTTTAGTTTTTGGTCCAAGTTATGCAAACGCAAGGCTTGAAGGCTCAAAGGCTTATATGAAAAGCTTTATTCATAAGCTAAACATTCCTACCGCAAGATATAAGGAAATCACATTAAAAAATATAGAGATAGGATATAGCTTTATAGACGCCCTGCCCTTACCTATCGTGCTTAAAGCAAGCGGACTTTGTGGTGGTAAAGGTGTATTGATACTAGATTCTAAAGAAGAGGCAAAGAAGCAATTATTACTTATGCTAGAGGGCAAACTCTTTGGTGATGCAGGGAAAGAAGTCGTTATTGAAGAGTTTTTAGATGGTTATGAGTTATCCGTATTTGCTTTAAGTAATGGGAATGATTATGTCGTATTACCAGCATGTCAAGACCATAAAAGATTATTTGATAATGATAAAGGACCAAATACAGGTGGCATGGGTGCTTATACAAACCTGCCTCAAAAACTCTATAATAAAGTTTTAGAAGAAAAGATTAAAGATAGGATTCTAACTCCAACCTTTAACGCACTAAAAGAGAATAACACACCCTATAAAGGCGTAATATTTGCAGGGATTATGGTGGTAAAAAATGAGCCATACTTACTTGAATATAATGTGCGTTTTGGCGATCCAGAATGCGAAGTCTTAATGCCGCTTTTAAAGACTTCAGCCCTAGAGCTTATGTATAGCTATGCTAAGGGTGAGAGTTTAGAGTCGATTCTCTTTAATGATATTTGTGTTGTATGCGTGGTAATGACTAGTAGCGATTACGCACAAGATTCTAAATCAAGCGATTATCCAGCAAAAATAACTTTTAATGATATAAATCCAAAAGACATAAATACAGAATATGGACATCTCGTATTTGCAAATACAAGCTTAAAAGATTCTGTATTACATGCAAATAGCGGAAGAAGCATAGTTGCCATTGGTAAAGGCAAAAGCCTACAAGAAGCCAGAGATAATGCTTATAGACTTGTAGAAAAGATAGATTTTAAAGGCAAACATTACAGAAAAGACATTGCGTATCAAGCCTTGCAGTAGAATCTTTTGCGTGTTATTTGTCTATGATTTTAGATAAGTTTGAAGATGGATGTATGGTTAAGAACCGCTGCTTTATAGTTATCGCTGTGCTACTATCAGCTGTATTTGGCGTTATTGCTTTTTATCTTGATTTCAGGGATAAATATTCATTATAGTTTTATCTGTTTTTACCTAAATCCAATAACATAGCTGTGTTTTATAGTAAAACTTAGGATATAGCTTTAATCACTATAAACACAAATGTGTATCTAACAAGGGTTTTAAAAAGCCATTGTCTAGCTAAAAAGCTTTAAACTCATAAACTTAAACACCTAGCATTATTTTTAATTCTATAAGTCTTTCATGAAATTTGCAAAACTTTTAATCTGACCTATTAATTTGCGATGCTGTTTGGGTAAGATAAAGCTATTTTTAGTATAAAAGTAAATACTTTTTTCGGGCTGCTTATTTCATTAATATCTATATAGCGGAAGGTTAGCTTTATTAAGTGAAATAAAAATAAGCATAAAAAAAACAAATGTATTTTATTGCGTAACATTTTTACCCGTACTTTCTGCCAAAGAGCAATATTAACAAGCATTCTTGCATTCCAATTTTGAATACGCGAAATCGTTATATTTAATGATTTTAAAGTCTCTTATTTTTACAATACTCTTCATACAAGGCTAGATCTTCAGGTGTGCCAATACCATGCATGGCGTTAGATTCTATATTATAGATTCCGATTTTTGCACCAGATTTTATTGCGTAATTATAAACAGGACAAGTATAAAACTCGTTATTAACGCGTTCATTTGCTATAATCATATCAATCGCACTATCAACAAACAACTTTCCGCGCATAAAAAGATAAATCCCAACGGTAGCATGTGTAGAGATAGCCACTTTTTCTTTCACTTCTACAACTAAATTATTTTGTATTTTTGCAAATGACCATTTTGGATTTTTCTCTTTGTCCTCAAAAGTGAGTATAGAGCCACAAAGCTCTCTTTGCTTACAATCATTAATAAAATCAGCGATATTGTGCTCTATGATTTGATCGGTGTTTGCAATGAGTAGTGGTGTATCGTTATTCACATATCTATGTGCATATAAAATCGTGCAAACACTGCCTTCTGTAATCTTATCTATACCAATAAGTTTTACATTCATATTGGGCAGTAACTCTTGTATAACCTGTTGTGTCTTTGCTAGATATTCATTTCGTGCGATGAGAATATAGTTTGCATTTGGATAATAAAGATTCTCTAAAACACGCACAATCATTGGCTTACCCATTACATCAATGAGCGGTTTTGGATTTATAAACCCAGCCTTTGCAAAGCGAGAACCAAGCCCAGCCATAGGGATAACAATATTCATTTGTATTTCCTTTAAGATGGTTTAAATATAGACTAATCCTAATATAAGATTCTAAAGAGAAAGTATATCAAAAATAGACGAGAAAAACTTACGATAGGGATAAATATATGTATTGTGAGAAAGACAAAAGACTCAAATCTTGTGATAGACTTGAGCCATTCTGCTTAGATGGGAATGGTTTGAAAAATGCTTAGATTAAAGTTTAGCACTATTTTGTGAAAGATATTCTTTAACACCTTCAGCTGTAGCTTTCATACCTTTATCACCTTTTTGCCAGCCAGCAGGACATACTTCGCCGTGTTCTTTATGGAATAAAATCGCATCAACTAAACGCAAATATTCGTCCATATTTCTACCAAGTGGCAAGTCATTGATTGTTGCATGTCGCACGATTTGATTCTCATCAATGATAAAGCTACCGCGTAATGCAACCGCACCGCCAAATAGCACATCATAATCTCTTGAAATCTGCTTTGTAATATCAGATACCATAGGGAAGCTAACTTGTCCTATACCACCCTCATTTACCGGTGTGTTTCTCCATGCAAAATGCACAACATCAGAGTCAATAGATACACCGATTACATTCACACCGCGTTCATTAAAAGCTTTCACTCTCTTATCCATAGCGATGATTTCACTAGGGCATACAAAAGTAAAGTCTTTGGGCCAGAAAAATAGGACTGCACCATTTTTGCCTAAATTTTTACTTAATTCAAAATCATTTACAATACTACCATTTGCTAATACAGCTGGAGCAGTAAAATCTGGGGCTTTTCTTGTTACTAACATAATGTCTCCTTAAAAAAATATTAAACGATAACAAATAATTATTATCGCTTGTATTCTAGCAAATTTTGTTTAATAAAAATGCACTTGCACTCTACAAAAAGCATGCGACTAGATTCTAATGATTCACATAATCTATTTGCTTCATAGCTACATTTTCTGTTGGCACTTTTTCTTGCTTTCTTGCTCGATATAAAAGCGGGTCAAAGAATACAAGTAATGGATAGCCTTTTTCTTTTAATGTGCTAAATGCACTCACAGGCAGGAAGTCATCTTTTGGATATTGCTGTTTTAAGTCCATTGCCTCGCTTGTTTTGCCGACTTCAAGCAAGATATAAAAGTAGGCTAATACGCTTTGTTCTACTTCTTTGCTTAAAGTTTCAAAGACACTAAGCCAGAAATTAATATTATCTTGTCGTAATAATTCGCATACAGAAATCGCTAATCCTAGATATTCTCTCTCATTCATGCTTACTTTTTTGCATGTTTGTATTACCATATCTTTTTGTATGCTAATATTACCTTTCGCACATGTTTTCACAAGCCCTAGAAGTGTAGTGTATGTGAGATGATTTTTATCTAGATTCAATGCCTTCTGCAAGACTTTTTGTTGCCCATTCAGTAAAACTTCCCATGCCTTATCATAAATTGCTTGTGTGCTGTTTTGTGTATAAAGATTCTGCCCCATAAAATCTTTATTAAAGTCTTGTTTCAGTGTATCAAATGCTTTTTGAGAATCATCTTTGATAGCATTTTTTGCATTGAGATTATAGAGTGGGTGGCTTGGATTTAAGCGTATTTTAGGATCATTTTTGCCATCTTCTATTTCTTTAAAGCTATTAAATATGGAATCTATCTTTTCATAGTTTGTGTTATGTGATTTTGTATCGGGTAATAAAATAAATCTCTGCAAAGTCTTTGAAAGTGTCTTTAACTCTGTGTTTGAAAATACTCTCTCTCTTACAGGATTCCCTAACATTTGTTCTTGTATTTGAGTGAAAAGCTTCTCAATATCTCTATGCAAAGTCATGCTTTTAAACTTTTGCACAAGTGATGCAAAGCCCATAAAAAGCAAGGCAAGCACAAATAAAAATACTGCAGGCAAACATATCCATAATGCAACAGGCAAAGTTATACTAAACTCCACTAAAAGCGTATTTTGAAGTGTATAATAATCTGTGCTAATATAGAATGTATAAGCACCAACAAGCACTAAAAACAATAATGCAAAACTAAAAAAATATCGAATCTTCATGTTCTCTCCTTTTGCTTTTCGCTTTTTTCATAAATCTCGCGACAATTAATACAGAATCTTGCATGCGGTTTTGCCTGCAATCTCTCAATGCCAATTTCATCTTCACACATTTCACAAATGCCATAGATTCCATCATCAAACTTCGCAAGAGACGCGCTGATTTCTTTCATCTCTTTTTGATTGCGTTCTAACATGGAATCATCAAATCGCAGTTGTGATTGTGTAGAGATAATATCTGCATTTTCATTGAGTTTTAACGCACTCATCTCTTGTAAGCTTTTATGTAAGTTTAAGCTTAATCCATCTAAATATTCTAATCGTTTTTCTAATGTTTGTCTCAATGATAACAAATCTTCATCACGCATTCTTTTTCCTTACTAAAGCTTATGGTATGGGTGTTTATTGATAATACTCAGTGAGCGATAAATCTGCTCTAAAAGCACAATTTTTGCAATTTCGTGGCTAAAAGTTAATGTGCTTAGACTGATTGTTTTATGCTGTTTTAATACTTCTTTTTCAAAGCCAAATGCCCCTGCAATAAAAAATTTTATAATGCCACTTTGTGTGCTATAAGATTCTATCATGCGACTAAATCCTATTGAAGTAAGCTTTTCTCCCTCTGCATCAAGTAAAACGCTTTGCTTATCAAGGTATTTAGAAAATGCCATTGTATAGCTTTGCTTTGCGATATTAAAATCTTGCTTTTGTGCTTCTTGTATGCGTTTATTAAACATATTAAAAAAGCTTAGTGTAGCACCAAAACCCTTGCAAGCCTTGCTATAATACTGCATTATATCCCCTAGCATTTCATTTTTATGAATTGTATATATATGTATTTTCATAAGGCACAAGCATTTTAATAAGATCGCTTAAAGTATGCTTCAAATCTTTACGCGATACAATCATATCTATTAGTCCATGTTCAAGCAAAAACTCTGCAGTTTGAAAGCCCTCTGGTAAATCTGTGCCAATTGTTTGCTTAATAACTCTTGCCCCTGCAAAGCCTATCATAGCACCCGGTTCTGCAATGATTATATCCCCTAAAAATGCAAATGACGCTGAAACACCCCCGAAAGTAGGGTCAGTTAG
Proteins encoded:
- a CDS encoding FtsX-like permease family protein — encoded protein: MNTLKQHLSLLIPLITMLFSLQCLLILERIVANQERFITQKYAIGITAKKPISFDSVRKKIVEAKALTEINPKDSIAKLTKDINDTNLTNLTRQLPYFYSLSLEYFPSTERLSTIEAVLKKNPNVLSVDTFSKRHLENYTLLSFIKFSVITFAVILAVVSFMLMLKQIEIWRYVNKDKMEIMDIMGANIWIRNRSLFKLALIDSFLASFFIVILVFYIANLQITLETLQALNIGLNIFRIPPDFIKLFLAAFISSSCCVIFVILSKARA
- a CDS encoding cell division ATP-binding protein FtsE, with the protein product MDTIIKAKQLCLGYKRTGLVIKNASFNIYPKDFVFISGASGSGKSTLLRSIYGNISVQEGELSVLHSNMKKISSHKLMLLRRKMGIVFQDYKLIQDWNVEKNIALPMIINKFPKTEIKTQAEKLLSHISLLHKANKYPQELSGGEQQRVALARAIAHRPRLILCDEPTGNLDDYSSDMIWGLLKSSNEQLNITIVVVTHRIPKHLNLKYRKIEIKEGLIHEYA
- the trmB gene encoding tRNA (guanosine(46)-N7)-methyltransferase TrmB — encoded protein: MFFIRCVKRANDFLYKVDKITRPSNLLFIKKVLQFIASHLNVITHNLNQTQNKHTRGMQLGYLVNLERLSTLTPDYIEIGFGSGRHILDLAKKNPQKLILGFEIHTPSVRQVINAIELYNLENLFICDFDARLGIQALSKKSVETIFLHFPVPWNKAKHRRVFHREFLENSFRILKDTGHINLRSDDYEYVLDSMKEAMSADFTHFEILKNRDIDIVSKYEARWSNMKKDIYEMRIFQHDFRQQNHDSLEGVFSLPSLERKVDSINTRNQEIQNLDSKNMRPKPCPDLVENLESTTNCHVERSETSNTESTRDFSCLRTQNDKKLDLTKNTDSINNKSQAIQNLDSKTYILNQNLESNLCHVERSETSNIESTRDCTQDSKMESKKDFSPFSKAQNDKFPDSNTTQHNKILESLCNKKWIQDSIFISIGDIYSTQSSTNENISIANLTFGSFYMPFNTYLILDSNHKLHYLKKPLSIRSHLQAHKFLCKILQEAIESASITLDSKQDSNKLESTKKDSIKTAN
- a CDS encoding fibronectin type III domain-containing protein, which encodes MIYVYRQCLIMLFLLLHVVVFSACSSSKIFSFIGIKDEIDPNLPVVKTFRALPDVTSVGFEWKTPEDTTNIDGYVIYRENKKKEFETIAVIKNAFSTHYYDDKLEPQTEYTYAIAAVGKDSKVSKKSTPLKVKTSFIDPVSFVYASQDYAQKIKIFWSPSPNPIVKNYIIEKQEKKGKFIAIGSTTNRMLVEFFDRNIENGAEHTYRVIAQSHDGTKSVPSQLVVGKTRALPPVVAGIKTTQNRLREIWLEWDKSDSKDVIGYNVYVSNTLNDNYRKIAFVTRESYTDKIDSHGAIRYYKVSAIDKYKLESNLQENGVGGQTLPPPLAPNLTKGAIENTSAIIAWEGASDNRSTSYIVYRSGSDGTNNKFNQEQNTSFTDRSIKEGVSYTYHVVGVDKYGIESTRSRQVTLQLAPQPAAPNIPVLQPAQPVSPEPQNANTAKQDSTKK
- a CDS encoding RluA family pseudouridine synthase encodes the protein MELLYHFCILHDYMRLDNALQEILKISRSQASQWIESNLVKMNEKNTKKSQILKKGTCIEIYTIKNTSKAINTDELIQGLDIEVIHENSDYLILNKPRNLVVHHAPSVKEVTLTDYLSAKNYELSTINGEMRFGIVHRLDKDTSGAILVAKNNASHLRFAEMLQNRTMGRIYICVINKALQHNTFVECYMGRNPNNRLKMAKLDKEKYPFARDSKSEFRKIMESKNGVFELIGVRLFSGRTHQIRVHLSTLQRYIYGDMLYSPENLKSTYKTKMLLHAQLLYFDGNVFSAKIPKDLLKFLNENFINYESKLEAFLSQWQDELRKIARN
- the purD gene encoding phosphoribosylamine--glycine ligase encodes the protein MQNSYNTLQSINVLIIGNGGREYSIALALQQDKKVNKIFFTPENPAATLFFNAGHFSYKNHDELLTHIKAHNIDFVIIGPEAPLMQGVSDFLESHNILVFGPSYANARLEGSKAYMKSFIHKLNIPTARYKEITLKNIEIGYSFIDALPLPIVLKASGLCGGKGVLILDSKEEAKKQLLLMLEGKLFGDAGKEVVIEEFLDGYELSVFALSNGNDYVVLPACQDHKRLFDNDKGPNTGGMGAYTNLPQKLYNKVLEEKIKDRILTPTFNALKENNTPYKGVIFAGIMVVKNEPYLLEYNVRFGDPECEVLMPLLKTSALELMYSYAKGESLESILFNDICVVCVVMTSSDYAQDSKSSDYPAKITFNDINPKDINTEYGHLVFANTSLKDSVLHANSGRSIVAIGKGKSLQEARDNAYRLVEKIDFKGKHYRKDIAYQALQ
- a CDS encoding glycosyltransferase family 2 protein, with product MNIVIPMAGLGSRFAKAGFINPKPLIDVMGKPMIVRVLENLYYPNANYILIARNEYLAKTQQVIQELLPNMNVKLIGIDKITEGSVCTILYAHRYVNNDTPLLIANTDQIIEHNIADFINDCKQRELCGSILTFEDKEKNPKWSFAKIQNNLVVEVKEKVAISTHATVGIYLFMRGKLFVDSAIDMIIANERVNNEFYTCPVYNYAIKSGAKIGIYNIESNAMHGIGTPEDLALYEEYCKNKRL
- a CDS encoding peroxiredoxin, with the translated sequence MLVTRKAPDFTAPAVLANGSIVNDFELSKNLGKNGAVLFFWPKDFTFVCPSEIIAMDKRVKAFNERGVNVIGVSIDSDVVHFAWRNTPVNEGGIGQVSFPMVSDITKQISRDYDVLFGGAVALRGSFIIDENQIVRHATINDLPLGRNMDEYLRLVDAILFHKEHGEVCPAGWQKGDKGMKATAEGVKEYLSQNSAKL
- a CDS encoding LapA family protein, with the translated sequence MKIRYFFSFALLFLVLVGAYTFYISTDYYTLQNTLLVEFSITLPVALWICLPAVFLFVLALLFMGFASLVQKFKSMTLHRDIEKLFTQIQEQMLGNPVRERVFSNTELKTLSKTLQRFILLPDTKSHNTNYEKIDSIFNSFKEIEDGKNDPKIRLNPSHPLYNLNAKNAIKDDSQKAFDTLKQDFNKDFMGQNLYTQNSTQAIYDKAWEVLLNGQQKVLQKALNLDKNHLTYTTLLGLVKTCAKGNISIQKDMVIQTCKKVSMNEREYLGLAISVCELLRQDNINFWLSVFETLSKEVEQSVLAYFYILLEVGKTSEAMDLKQQYPKDDFLPVSAFSTLKEKGYPLLVFFDPLLYRARKQEKVPTENVAMKQIDYVNH
- a CDS encoding TraR/DksA C4-type zinc finger protein, with the translated sequence MRDEDLLSLRQTLEKRLEYLDGLSLNLHKSLQEMSALKLNENADIISTQSQLRFDDSMLERNQKEMKEISASLAKFDDGIYGICEMCEDEIGIERLQAKPHARFCINCREIYEKSEKQKERT